The following nucleotide sequence is from Solidesulfovibrio carbinolicus.
CTCGGCCAGGACGCAAGCCTCGGCCAGCCCCAGGCCGGGACAGCAGATCAGGAATTCCTCACCGCCCCAACGCCCCACCCCCAGCCCGTCGGGCACGGCCTGGCGCAGCAGATCGGCCAGGGCGCGCAGCACATCGTCGCCGCGCAGATGGCCATACCGGTCGTTGACGGCCTTGAAGTGGTCGATGTCGAACATGATAAGACTCAGCCGACGCCCCTGGCGGCACAGCGCATCAAGGCCGGCCAGCAGCTGCTGCTCGGTGTGCTGGCGGTTGGCCAGTCCGGTGAGCATATCGGTGGTGGACAGGCGGGCCAGTTCGATGTTGGTGAGCGCCAGCCGGGCATGGGCCTCAGCCAACTGGTTCTGGGTGTTTTTGAGTTCGGAGACATCAACGCCGATGGCGTAGCGCACCACCCGGCCGTCGGGCCAGGTCATGGCCCGGACCTGCATCTGGTACCAGCGGTCGTCGGACTCGTTGAAGTGCTCAAAGACCCGGGTCTCGCCGTTTGGCAGCCCCTGAGGCGTGAGCAGTTCGCCCAGGCGGCACCAGGGGCAGGGCTCGGCCCGCTCGTAGAGGGCTTCGTGGCACAATTCGTCGGCATGTTGGCCGAAATGCTCGTAAAAAGCCCGATTGCTGTAGACGATGCGGTAGGTGGCGGCGTCCACCACGTAGATGCCGAAGGGAATGAGATCGAAATGGCTCTCGAACAGGGCGTTTTCCATCATCACAAGGCGGCTCCGCCGCGGGGCAGGGTCACGATCACGGCGGTGCGGCCCGGGACGCCGGCGTCGAGTTCGATGGTCCCGCCATGGGCCTTGGCGGCCAGGGCGGCGGAATAAGCCCCAAGGCCGGTGCCGGAACGTTTGCCCAGGGTGACGTACTTGTCAAACATGCGGTCACGGATGGCGGCGGGCACTTCTCCCTGGTTGCGCACCACCAGGGCCACGTTCTCTTCTCCCACGACAACATCCACTTCCACGTCGCCGCCCTCGGGCGAAGCCTCAAGGCCATTGACCACAAGATTTTGGAGCATCGGCCCCAAGAGCAGGTCGTCGCCGGGAACTTCCACCCGGGCCCCGGCCGGAACCGGGCCCCCAGCCAGGGCGGCATGAAGCTTTCGCCCCCGGGCCATGGGCATGGAAGACAGCCGAGAACAAGTGCGCATGGCCAGATCGACCAGATCCACCGGCCGGGGGGACAGCACGAAATCGCCGGTTTCCAGACGATAGAGCACCAGGGACTGGTTGAGCATGTCGAGCATGGAATGGGCGGCCTGCTCCATGAGCGACACGATGTGGGCCGCCTCGGGGGGCAGGTCGTAGTTTTCCAGCAGCACCTGGGGCAAGCCGATCAGCGCCGACAACGGCGCCTTGAGGTCGTGGCGGGCGATGCGGTCCACGTGTTCGCGCAGGTCCATGTTCTGGCGCAGCAGCGTGTTTTGTCCGGCCAGGTCCTTATTGCGGATGGCCAGCTCGGCGTGCGCTTCGGCCAGCCGGTTCTGGGTCTCCTTGAGCTCGGAGATGTCCACGGCGATGGCGTACTTGACCACCCGGCCGTCAGGCCAGCCCATGGCCTTTTCCTGGATCTGGGCCCAGCGTTCGTCGCGTTCGTTGTAGAGGTCGTAGACGGCGGTGCGGCCGTTG
It contains:
- a CDS encoding GGDEF domain-containing protein → MMENALFESHFDLIPFGIYVVDAATYRIVYSNRAFYEHFGQHADELCHEALYERAEPCPWCRLGELLTPQGLPNGETRVFEHFNESDDRWYQMQVRAMTWPDGRVVRYAIGVDVSELKNTQNQLAEAHARLALTNIELARLSTTDMLTGLANRQHTEQQLLAGLDALCRQGRRLSLIMFDIDHFKAVNDRYGHLRGDDVLRALADLLRQAVPDGLGVGRWGGEEFLICCPGLGLAEACVLAEKLRLDVAGLDLAEVGRLTCSFGVAQARPGESAESLLARVDHALYAAKGLGRDRVETG
- a CDS encoding sensor histidine kinase, which translates into the protein MLESALLKTHFDVIPFGIYVVDVATYEVVFLNRHSRENLGPAEGGKCYKVVYDNDAPCLHCRIPELLTPDGLPNGRTAVYDLYNERDERWAQIQEKAMGWPDGRVVKYAIAVDISELKETQNRLAEAHAELAIRNKDLAGQNTLLRQNMDLREHVDRIARHDLKAPLSALIGLPQVLLENYDLPPEAAHIVSLMEQAAHSMLDMLNQSLVLYRLETGDFVLSPRPVDLVDLAMRTCSRLSSMPMARGRKLHAALAGGPVPAGARVEVPGDDLLLGPMLQNLVVNGLEASPEGGDVEVDVVVGEENVALVVRNQGEVPAAIRDRMFDKYVTLGKRSGTGLGAYSAALAAKAHGGTIELDAGVPGRTAVIVTLPRGGAAL